One genomic segment of Panicum virgatum strain AP13 chromosome 2N, P.virgatum_v5, whole genome shotgun sequence includes these proteins:
- the LOC120659573 gene encoding putative F-box protein At4g09190 isoform X1, whose product MGTEDGLDAEQGAAATTAGGLPDDAVVEILSRVPARSIHRFKCVSKPWRDLIADPLHRKRLPQTLEGFVCCAVAGASFHGRFISLPGRSAPPVDPSFSFLSKLPWIENIKLLGSCNGLLLFEHGRNPATAPAYAVCNPATEECVAVPSAGRPSPGPVLQERTYLIFDPAVSPHFHLVYVWQEDFLGEIEVRAYSSETRVWSDWASQQRRLQDEGGWKHWVNGGAVLTSIGACVNGMVHLIIFNMQEEYLITTLDREGKTCRIIRWPDNCAFPLSVGQSQGHLHCVGLLVEREESCLIWAGLSIWVLKDYDTEEWVLKHRVSFLEVFGQMNCLDGYNSNVLAIHPDRNLIFILQGSNQKLISYDMDSKESHAFHTLGHNYGFPTPYVPSFMKLVFANEH is encoded by the coding sequence ATGGGCACGGAGGACGGTCTCGACGCCGAGCAGGGTGCCGCGGCAACGACGGCGGGCGGCCTCCCCGACGACGCCGTCGTGGAGATCCTCTCCCGCGTCCCCGCGAGGTCCATCCACCGATTCAAGTGCGTCTCGAAGCCCTGGCGCGACCTCATCGCCGACCCCCTCCACCGGAAGCGGCTCCCCCAGACCCTGGAAGGCTTCGTCTgctgcgccgtcgccggcgccagtTTCCACGGGCGCTTCATCAGCCTGCCGGGGAGATCCGCGCCTCCCGTTGACCCTTCCTTCTCTTTCCTCTCGAAGCTGCCCTGGATCGAAAACATCAAGCTCTTGGGTTCCTGCAATGGGCTCCTCCTCTTTGAGCACGGCCGGAATCCGGCCACGGCACCAGCCTACGCCGTTTGCAACCCCGCCACTGAGGAATGCGTGGCCGTGCCCAGCGCTGGCCGTCCCTCTCCTGGTCCTGTATTACAAGAGCGCACCTATTTGATTTTCGATCCAGCCGTATCACCACACTTCCACTTGGTCTATGTCTGGCAGGAAGATTTCCTGGGTGAGATTGAGGTGCGTGCCTACTCGTCTGAGACCAGAGTGTGGAGTGATTGGGCAAGCCAACAGAGGCGACTGCAAGATGAAGGTGGATGGAAACATTGGGTTAATGGTGGAGCCGTACTTACATCAATTGGTGCCTGTGTTAACGGCATGGTGCATTTAATCATCTTCAACATGCAGGAAGAGTATTTGATAACTACGCTGGATAGAGAAGGGAAGACGTGTAGGATCATTCGCTGGCCAGACAATTGTGCTTTTCCTCTTTctgtcggtcaatcccaagggCACCTGCATTGTGTGGGTTTACTTGTGGAACGGGAAGAAAGTTGTTTAATATGGGCTGGACTGTCCATTTGGGTTCTTAAGGACTATGATACAGAAGAATGGGTCCTCAAGCATAGGGTGAGCTTCTTGGAGGTGTTTGGACAAATGAATTGCCTGGATGGTTATAATAGCAATGTGCTTGCCATTCATCCGGATCGCAATTTGATTTTCATTCTTCAGGGCAGCAACCAGAAGCTGATATCATATGACATGGACAGTAAGGAATCGCACGCTTTCCACACTCTTGGACACAACTATGGGTTTCCTACTCCATATGTTCCCAGTTTCATGAAGTTGGTGTTTgcaaatgagcattga
- the LOC120659573 gene encoding putative F-box protein At4g09190 isoform X2, with amino-acid sequence MGTEDGLDAEQGAAATTAGGLPDDAVVEILSRVPARSIHRFKCVSKPWRDLIADPLHRKRLPQTLEGFVCCAVAGASFHGRFISLPGRSAPPVDPSFSFLSKLPWIENIKLLGSCNGLLLFEHGRNPATAPAYAVCNPATEECVAVPSAGRPSPGPVLQERTYLIFDPAVSPHFHLVYVWQEDFLGEIEVRAYSSETRVWSDWASQQRRLQDEGGWKHWVNGGAVLTSIGACVNGMVHLIIFNMQEEYLITTLDREGKTCRIIRWPDNCAFPLSVGQSQGHLHCVGLLVEREESCLIWAGLSIWVLKDYDTEEWVLKHRGSNQKLISYDMDSKESHAFHTLGHNYGFPTPYVPSFMKLVFANEH; translated from the exons ATGGGCACGGAGGACGGTCTCGACGCCGAGCAGGGTGCCGCGGCAACGACGGCGGGCGGCCTCCCCGACGACGCCGTCGTGGAGATCCTCTCCCGCGTCCCCGCGAGGTCCATCCACCGATTCAAGTGCGTCTCGAAGCCCTGGCGCGACCTCATCGCCGACCCCCTCCACCGGAAGCGGCTCCCCCAGACCCTGGAAGGCTTCGTCTgctgcgccgtcgccggcgccagtTTCCACGGGCGCTTCATCAGCCTGCCGGGGAGATCCGCGCCTCCCGTTGACCCTTCCTTCTCTTTCCTCTCGAAGCTGCCCTGGATCGAAAACATCAAGCTCTTGGGTTCCTGCAATGGGCTCCTCCTCTTTGAGCACGGCCGGAATCCGGCCACGGCACCAGCCTACGCCGTTTGCAACCCCGCCACTGAGGAATGCGTGGCCGTGCCCAGCGCTGGCCGTCCCTCTCCTGGTCCTGTATTACAAGAGCGCACCTATTTGATTTTCGATCCAGCCGTATCACCACACTTCCACTTGGTCTATGTCTGGCAGGAAGATTTCCTGGGTGAGATTGAGGTGCGTGCCTACTCGTCTGAGACCAGAGTGTGGAGTGATTGGGCAAGCCAACAGAGGCGACTGCAAGATGAAGGTGGATGGAAACATTGGGTTAATGGTGGAGCCGTACTTACATCAATTGGTGCCTGTGTTAACGGCATGGTGCATTTAATCATCTTCAACATGCAGGAAGAGTATTTGATAACTACGCTGGATAGAGAAGGGAAGACGTGTAGGATCATTCGCTGGCCAGACAATTGTGCTTTTCCTCTTTctgtcggtcaatcccaagggCACCTGCATTGTGTGGGTTTACTTGTGGAACGGGAAGAAAGTTGTTTAATATGGGCTGGACTGTCCATTTGGGTTCTTAAGGACTATGATACAGAAGAATGGGTCCTCAAGCATAGG GGCAGCAACCAGAAGCTGATATCATATGACATGGACAGTAAGGAATCGCACGCTTTCCACACTCTTGGACACAACTATGGGTTTCCTACTCCATATGTTCCCAGTTTCATGAAGTTGGTGTTTgcaaatgagcattga
- the LOC120659573 gene encoding putative F-box protein At3g52320 isoform X3, translating to MGTEDGLDAEQGAAATTAGGLPDDAVVEILSRVPARSIHRFKCVSKPWRDLIADPLHRKRLPQTLEGFVCCAVAGASFHGRFISLPGRSAPPVDPSFSFLSKLPWIENIKLLGSCNGLLLFEHGRNPATAPAYAVCNPATEECVAVPSAGRPSPGPVLQERTYLIFDPAVSPHFHLVYVWQEDFLGEIEVRAYSSETRVWSDWASQQRRLQDEGRVFDNYAG from the exons ATGGGCACGGAGGACGGTCTCGACGCCGAGCAGGGTGCCGCGGCAACGACGGCGGGCGGCCTCCCCGACGACGCCGTCGTGGAGATCCTCTCCCGCGTCCCCGCGAGGTCCATCCACCGATTCAAGTGCGTCTCGAAGCCCTGGCGCGACCTCATCGCCGACCCCCTCCACCGGAAGCGGCTCCCCCAGACCCTGGAAGGCTTCGTCTgctgcgccgtcgccggcgccagtTTCCACGGGCGCTTCATCAGCCTGCCGGGGAGATCCGCGCCTCCCGTTGACCCTTCCTTCTCTTTCCTCTCGAAGCTGCCCTGGATCGAAAACATCAAGCTCTTGGGTTCCTGCAATGGGCTCCTCCTCTTTGAGCACGGCCGGAATCCGGCCACGGCACCAGCCTACGCCGTTTGCAACCCCGCCACTGAGGAATGCGTGGCCGTGCCCAGCGCTGGCCGTCCCTCTCCTGGTCCTGTATTACAAGAGCGCACCTATTTGATTTTCGATCCAGCCGTATCACCACACTTCCACTTGGTCTATGTCTGGCAGGAAGATTTCCTGGGTGAGATTGAGGTGCGTGCCTACTCGTCTGAGACCAGAGTGTGGAGTGATTGGGCAAGCCAACAGAGGCGACTGCAAGATGAAG GAAGAGTATTTGATAACTACGCTGGATAG